The Sciurus carolinensis chromosome 18, mSciCar1.2, whole genome shotgun sequence genome contains a region encoding:
- the Chst12 gene encoding carbohydrate sulfotransferase 12, with protein MTKPRLFRLWLVLGSVLMILLIIVYWDNVSTAHFYLHTSLSRPHVLEPLPTPGQGEEKEFTSDVDEFLDKLLSSGAKQNDLARKKTEKPQVLASGKPALSHMEESVRGYDWSPHDAQQSPDQGQQQAERRSVLRDFCANSSLVFPTKERSFDDIPNYELNHLIVDDRHGVIYCYVPKVACTNWKRVMIVLSESLLDGGAPYRDPLDIPREHVHNTSTHLTFNKFWRRYGKFSRHLMKIKLKKYTKFLFVRDPFVRLISAFRSKFELENEEFYRKFAVPMLRLYANHTSLPASVSEAFSAGLKVSFSNFIQYLLDPHTEKLAPFNEHWRQVYRLCHPCQIDYDFVGKLETLDEDAAQLLRLLKVDTQFHFPPSYRNRTASSWEEDWFAKIPLAWRQQLYRLYEADFVLFGYPKPENLLRD; from the coding sequence ATGACCAAGCCCCGGCTCTTCCGGCTGTGGCTGGTGCTGGGGTCCGTCCTCATGATCCTGCTCATCATCGTGTACTGGGACAACGTGAGCACCGCCCACTTCTACCTGCATACGTCCTTGTCCAGGCCCCACGTCCTggagcccctccccacccctggacagggggaggagaaggagttCACATCCGATGTTGATGAGTTTTTGGATAAGCTTCTTAGTTCTGGTGCAAAGCAGAATGACCTTGCCCGGAAAAAGACTGAGAAACCCCAGGTGCTGGCCTCTGGCAAGCCGGCGTTGAGCCACATGGAGGAGAGTGTGAGGGGCTACGACTGGTCCCCCCATGACGCCCAGCAGAGTCCCGACCAGGGCCAGCAGCAGGCTGAGAGGAGGAGCGTGCTACGAGACTTCTGCGCCAACTCCAGCCTGGTGTTCCCCACCAAGGAGCGCTCCTTCGACGACATCCCCAACTACGAACTGAACCACCTCATCGTGGACGACCGCCACGGGGTCATCTACTGCTACGTGCCCAAGGTGGCCTGCACCAACTGGAAGCGCGTGATGATCGTCCTGAGCGAGAGCCTGTTGGATGGCGGCGCCCCCTACCGCGACCCCCTGGACATCCCGCGTGAGCACGTGCACAACACCAGCACCCACCTGACCTTCAACAAGTTCTGGCGCCGCTACGGGAAATTCTCCCGCCACCTCATGAAGATCAAGCTGAAGAAGTACACCAAGTTCCTCTTCGTGCGCGACCCCTTCGTCCGGCTCATCTCCGCCTTCCGCAGCAAGTTCGAGCTGGAGAACGAGGAATTCTACCGCAAGTTCGCGGTGCCCATGCTGAGGCTGTATGCCAACCACACCAGCCTGCCCGCCTCGGTCAGCGAGGCCTTCAGCGCCGGCCTCAAGGTGTCCTTCAGCAACTTCATCCAGTACTTGCTGGACCCCCACACCGAGAAGCTGGCGCCCTTCAATGAGCACTGGCGGCAGGTGTACCGCCTCTGCCACCCATGCCAGATAGACTACGACTTCGTGGGGAAGCTGGAGACCCTGGACGAGGACGCCGCCCAGCTCCTGAGGCTCCTCAAGGTGGACACACAGTTCCACTTCCCCCCGAGTTACCGGAACAGGACTGCTAGCAGCTGGGAGGAGGACTGGTTTGCCAAGATCCCCCTGGCCTGGAGGCAGCAGCTGTACAGACTCTACGAAGCAGACTTCGTTCTCTTCGGCTACCCCAAGCCCGAAAACCTGCTCAGGGACTGA